A part of Larkinella insperata genomic DNA contains:
- a CDS encoding SusC/RagA family TonB-linked outer membrane protein, with translation MEIQLLSNQQSVKKPGRTLVQLWTVFCLLFAISGLSHAQSGGGEVVVTGEVRDEKNENIPGASIVLQGTLKGTTTNAEGKFSLSVPRTGAVLVVSFLGYKRQEINVGNRTSLVIKMEQSADELKEIVVVGYGTQRKQTLTGAISNIVTEQIKTTTHTSLAQSLQGKIAGVQIRQNSGEPGSFSTNINIRGFGEPLYVVDGVARDGGYEFQKINPDDIESISVLKDASAAIFGIRAGNGVVIVTTKKGRRGKPQFSYNAVYGRQSPTDIPRMTSALEWAEMRNDAAKNLGENPVYTPGDLEKFRTGAPGYQSTDWYKEVMNRSAGQQQHFISASGGEGAATYFASFGYQQENGLLKSRDMGYQKYTFRTNIGIDLSKNLRADLILSGLLDERNQPGDNFFNIFKGTRIALATERPYANDNPNYPSLLSGGYNPVALANGDLTGYTEDVNKFFQSTVSLTYTVPFVPGLRIKGLVAYDSNNYRNKSLSKSYNLYTYDDATDKYTPHQQRNPSRIGNNFSDNNRVTFQGQLFYNTVIAKKHNVGATLVYEQQESKNRWAGLGREYAFYTNDQIDQAGLNNQTTSGSESEYASQSLVGRLNYDYKEKYLLEVAARYDGSYRYHPDLRWGLFPVVSGGWRISEEDFMKNVPLITTLKLRGSYGLVGADAGAPFQYVPGFSLTGGGGYEFTNGNYTTGAASPAIVNEKLTWFKSNIKDIGVDVGLWNNRIDLTFDVYQRDRKGLLARRNVSLPNTFGGTLPEENLNSDRVRGIEFSAGYNGQVRDFQYGISGNFNFARTMNRFVERGDFLNSMDRWRTGAANRWNDVVWAYQLEGQFQNQDEVIYAPIQNGDLGNTRELPGDFRYKDVDGNGMIDGNDAMPLFFGGDPKLYYGVALTASWKGFDLAALFQGSGKYSVRFREVYAEVFAFRGNTPAYFHDRWHLGEDGQWIPGTWPASRFNYNVGAMYAESSAWRKDASYMRFKSLQLGYTVKSDWFKKIGLQDVRLYANAHNIFTWADPFVKPFDPEKIEGLFGAGLTYPVTRSYNFGINVKF, from the coding sequence ATGGAAATTCAACTTTTATCAAACCAACAAAGTGTAAAAAAGCCCGGGCGAACGCTCGTTCAACTCTGGACGGTTTTCTGCCTGCTGTTTGCCATCAGCGGCCTGTCGCACGCCCAAAGCGGGGGCGGGGAGGTCGTGGTTACGGGCGAGGTACGCGACGAAAAAAATGAAAACATTCCCGGTGCCAGCATCGTCCTGCAGGGAACACTCAAAGGTACGACAACCAACGCCGAGGGGAAGTTTTCGCTTTCCGTACCCCGGACCGGCGCGGTCCTCGTCGTGAGTTTTCTGGGGTACAAACGCCAGGAAATTAATGTTGGCAACCGCACCAGCCTGGTCATCAAAATGGAGCAGAGCGCCGACGAACTGAAAGAAATCGTGGTGGTCGGCTACGGTACGCAGCGTAAGCAAACGCTGACGGGCGCTATTTCCAACATTGTGACCGAACAGATCAAAACCACAACCCACACGAGTCTGGCCCAGAGCCTTCAGGGTAAAATTGCCGGGGTGCAGATCCGCCAGAATTCGGGGGAGCCGGGTTCGTTCAGCACCAACATCAACATCCGGGGGTTTGGTGAACCGCTTTACGTCGTCGACGGAGTGGCCCGCGATGGGGGCTATGAATTCCAGAAAATTAACCCGGACGATATCGAAAGCATTTCGGTGCTGAAAGATGCGTCGGCGGCCATTTTCGGGATTCGGGCCGGAAACGGGGTGGTGATCGTGACTACAAAAAAAGGTCGGCGCGGCAAACCGCAGTTTAGTTACAACGCCGTGTACGGCCGGCAAAGCCCGACCGACATTCCCCGCATGACTTCGGCGCTGGAATGGGCCGAGATGCGGAACGATGCCGCTAAAAACCTGGGCGAAAATCCGGTGTACACGCCCGGGGACCTCGAGAAATTCCGGACCGGGGCGCCAGGCTACCAGAGCACCGACTGGTACAAGGAGGTGATGAACCGGTCGGCCGGGCAACAACAGCACTTTATTTCGGCATCGGGCGGAGAAGGGGCCGCAACGTATTTTGCCAGCTTCGGGTACCAGCAGGAAAACGGTTTGCTGAAAAGCCGGGACATGGGCTATCAGAAGTACACATTCCGGACCAACATCGGTATCGACCTGAGCAAAAACCTGCGGGCCGATCTGATTCTGTCGGGATTGCTCGATGAGCGGAACCAGCCGGGCGACAACTTTTTCAACATCTTCAAAGGGACCCGCATTGCCCTGGCAACCGAACGGCCCTACGCCAACGACAATCCAAACTATCCGTCGCTGCTGAGCGGAGGGTACAACCCGGTGGCGCTGGCCAACGGCGATCTGACCGGTTACACCGAAGACGTGAACAAGTTTTTTCAGTCCACGGTATCGCTGACTTATACCGTACCGTTCGTGCCCGGACTCCGGATCAAAGGGCTGGTCGCGTACGACAGCAATAATTACCGCAACAAATCGCTCTCGAAAAGCTACAACCTGTACACCTACGATGATGCGACTGATAAATACACCCCGCACCAGCAGCGCAACCCGTCGCGCATCGGGAACAATTTCTCCGACAACAACCGGGTCACGTTTCAGGGGCAGTTGTTTTACAACACGGTCATTGCCAAAAAACACAACGTTGGGGCGACACTGGTGTACGAGCAGCAGGAATCCAAAAACCGCTGGGCGGGTCTGGGCCGGGAGTACGCCTTTTACACGAACGACCAGATCGACCAGGCCGGTTTGAACAACCAGACGACCAGTGGTTCCGAGAGCGAATACGCCAGCCAGTCGCTGGTGGGCCGGCTGAACTACGACTACAAGGAGAAATACCTGCTGGAAGTGGCCGCCCGCTACGACGGTTCCTACCGCTACCACCCCGACCTGCGCTGGGGACTTTTCCCGGTGGTTTCCGGCGGCTGGCGGATTTCCGAAGAAGACTTCATGAAAAACGTTCCGCTGATTACGACGCTCAAACTCCGGGGTTCGTACGGTTTGGTGGGGGCCGATGCCGGAGCGCCTTTTCAGTACGTACCCGGATTTTCGCTGACCGGTGGCGGGGGCTACGAATTTACGAACGGCAACTACACGACCGGGGCCGCTTCGCCGGCGATTGTCAACGAAAAACTGACCTGGTTTAAATCCAACATCAAAGACATCGGGGTGGACGTGGGGCTCTGGAATAACCGGATTGACCTGACCTTCGATGTTTACCAGCGCGACCGGAAAGGCTTGCTCGCCCGCCGGAATGTTTCGTTGCCCAACACCTTCGGTGGGACGTTGCCGGAAGAAAACCTGAACAGCGACCGGGTGCGCGGAATCGAATTCTCGGCGGGGTACAACGGGCAGGTCCGGGATTTTCAATACGGTATTTCCGGGAACTTCAACTTCGCCCGGACGATGAACCGTTTCGTAGAGCGGGGCGATTTCCTGAACAGCATGGACCGCTGGCGCACCGGAGCCGCCAACCGCTGGAACGATGTGGTTTGGGCCTATCAGCTCGAAGGCCAGTTCCAGAATCAGGATGAAGTGATCTACGCGCCGATTCAGAACGGCGATCTGGGCAATACCCGTGAACTGCCGGGCGACTTCCGCTACAAAGACGTAGACGGCAACGGTATGATTGACGGCAACGACGCCATGCCGCTGTTCTTCGGCGGTGATCCGAAGCTGTATTACGGGGTGGCCCTGACGGCTTCCTGGAAGGGGTTCGACCTGGCGGCCTTGTTCCAGGGTTCGGGCAAGTACAGCGTGCGGTTCCGGGAAGTGTATGCCGAAGTTTTCGCGTTCCGCGGCAATACCCCGGCTTATTTCCACGACCGCTGGCATTTGGGGGAGGATGGGCAGTGGATTCCGGGCACCTGGCCCGCTTCCCGCTTCAATTACAATGTTGGGGCCATGTACGCCGAAAGTTCAGCCTGGCGGAAAGATGCTTCCTACATGCGGTTCAAGAGCCTGCAACTGGGCTATACCGTGAAGTCCGACTGGTTCAAAAAGATCGGGTTGCAGGATGTCCGGCTGTACGCCAATGCCCACAACATTTTCACCTGGGCCGACCCGTTTGTCAAACCGTTTGATCCGGAGAAAATCGAAGGATTGTTCGGGGCGGGCCTGACGTATCCGGTGACGAGAAGCTACAATTTTGGCATTAACGTTAAATTTTAA
- a CDS encoding glycoside hydrolase family 71/99-like protein: MINSKFLIIAFLSLFSFGCRGKEEEKQPAKENPVEEVKYDETGVLFKSYKGLVMAGYQGWFTAEGDGAGRGWHHYQKNGKFEPGLTSVDFWPDVSEYAKTYNTAFHYANGETANVYSPYDEESVDLHFKWMKEHGIDGVYMQRFVGEVKGEAGKRHFNKVLANALKASKKYGRAISIMYDLSGSTSADMDFLVQDWEELQKTFALFDNRENPTYLRHNGRPLLAIWGVGFNDGRRYTIADIQKVMEKVKGPAKKASVLLGVPYYWRTLGNDTEKSTALHDLIKTADVIMPWAVGRYNATSYTQVAGVNLPADLTWCKTHGIDYAPLVFPGFSWGNLKNDTSLYNQIPRGKGDFLWQQIAGAKLSGAEALYVAMFDEIDEGTAIFKTLKEGQTPLNAGGKFVGIEPDLASDYYLWLTGEGARWFHGASGYSAQKPVRK; the protein is encoded by the coding sequence ATGATCAACAGTAAATTCCTGATTATTGCGTTTTTAAGCCTTTTCTCGTTTGGTTGCCGGGGGAAGGAAGAAGAGAAGCAGCCGGCCAAAGAGAATCCGGTTGAGGAAGTGAAATACGATGAAACCGGTGTGCTTTTCAAAAGCTACAAAGGTCTGGTAATGGCGGGGTATCAGGGGTGGTTTACGGCCGAGGGCGACGGGGCCGGTCGCGGCTGGCACCATTACCAGAAAAATGGCAAATTCGAGCCGGGCCTTACTTCCGTCGATTTCTGGCCGGATGTGTCGGAGTACGCCAAAACCTACAACACGGCTTTCCACTACGCCAACGGCGAAACCGCCAACGTGTACAGTCCTTACGATGAAGAAAGTGTAGATCTGCATTTCAAGTGGATGAAAGAACACGGCATTGACGGCGTGTATATGCAGCGGTTTGTTGGGGAGGTGAAAGGGGAAGCGGGGAAACGGCATTTTAACAAAGTGCTGGCCAACGCCCTGAAAGCGTCCAAAAAGTACGGACGGGCCATTAGCATCATGTACGACCTCAGCGGCTCGACTTCGGCGGACATGGATTTTCTGGTGCAAGACTGGGAGGAACTGCAAAAAACCTTTGCCCTCTTTGACAACCGGGAAAACCCGACGTATCTGCGGCACAACGGTCGTCCGCTGCTGGCCATCTGGGGCGTGGGATTCAATGACGGCCGCCGGTATACCATCGCCGACATTCAGAAAGTGATGGAAAAAGTGAAAGGGCCCGCCAAGAAAGCATCGGTGCTGCTGGGCGTTCCCTACTACTGGCGAACGCTGGGCAATGATACCGAGAAATCGACGGCCCTGCACGATCTCATCAAAACCGCGGACGTCATCATGCCGTGGGCGGTGGGGCGGTACAATGCCACTTCCTATACGCAGGTGGCGGGTGTCAACCTGCCGGCGGATCTAACCTGGTGCAAGACCCACGGGATCGATTACGCGCCCCTCGTATTTCCGGGTTTCAGTTGGGGCAACCTCAAAAACGATACATCGCTTTACAACCAGATTCCCCGGGGCAAGGGCGATTTTCTGTGGCAGCAGATCGCCGGAGCCAAACTCTCCGGAGCGGAAGCCCTGTACGTGGCGATGTTCGACGAAATCGACGAAGGAACCGCCATTTTCAAAACCTTGAAAGAAGGCCAGACTCCGCTGAATGCCGGCGGTAAGTTTGTGGGGATTGAACCTGATCTAGCGTCAGATTATTACCTCTGGCTGACCGGCGAAGGAGCCAGGTGGTTTCACGGAGCCAGCGGATACAGTGCCCAGAAACCCGTGCGGAAATGA
- a CDS encoding galactose oxidase produces MRFWIALILFFLLVVSGLQNSAYAQVYGLGFTSYEVVQDKRTGLELNPEKPFCLSDDFEISFEMSFLADRKNYFGYVVRLIENDTRNIDILYDNSDAVTHHFKVVVGDRFSTIAFNIPEADLFQKWNKIRLVFNKKQKTISLISGSQRFRYPFEPAHKGCYKILFGATRYKNFSTTDVPPMKIRNIQLLENGEPRHHWPLDEMQGTKTVDILGHREAQATNPLWIKKMHYDWHPLKTVVMPGPARITGDPTTGTVYVVGQDSLVSYRVATDQVQRNGYPAQHLFMDNQVLFEKSLNKIFNIHINEKQVTAFDLETRQWNRSVADSSLKTHFLHANKFYAPRDSSLYMLGGYGHLEYKDRIQKYDLRTGTWSILPNKDTLFTPRYLAALGRVQGGAYLLGGYGSPTGKQLLNPRHGYDLLYFNTKEGTFRRIYRLDLPEDDFVFANSMVVNEKDSSFYALVFPKDKFSTELQLIRGSLVKPQYSRVGSSIPFQFVDTSSFADLFFDNHTNRFVAITSSRTDRNQTRVSIYSLFAPPLRTAPEPTRQARSLGPKMGIALTGLVALLALLVYFQRKRGSKVTPTALAPVSEPVRALTAEPATPAPSLSVKPLPAQNCILLFGNLQIFDAQGTEITKALTPLLKELFLVLLLYSTRSEGISSEKLIELLWFDKNAESARNNRSVNIAKLKAILDKLEHCEISKETGYWRLNIDSSSIRVDYRDYLRLISAHQTLTKQEVTELASIIKRGSFLANQEYEWLDPFKSEISNEVVNTYLRYASSVSISDDPEFLIQLANYIFYFDPVNEEAMIIKCKALAFLGKHSLAKTALETFSREYSRIYGEEFRKDMPEVLHS; encoded by the coding sequence ATGCGTTTCTGGATTGCTCTTATTCTTTTCTTTTTGCTTGTGGTGTCGGGGTTGCAAAATAGTGCGTACGCCCAGGTTTATGGCTTGGGTTTTACCAGCTATGAGGTTGTGCAGGATAAGCGGACCGGCCTGGAACTGAATCCGGAGAAGCCTTTCTGTTTGTCCGATGATTTTGAAATCTCGTTTGAAATGTCGTTTCTGGCCGACCGGAAAAATTACTTTGGTTATGTCGTCCGGCTCATCGAAAACGACACCCGCAATATTGATATCCTGTATGATAATTCTGACGCGGTAACGCACCACTTCAAGGTTGTCGTTGGCGACCGGTTTTCGACCATTGCCTTCAACATTCCGGAAGCGGATCTTTTTCAGAAGTGGAACAAAATCCGCTTAGTTTTCAATAAAAAACAGAAAACGATCAGCCTGATTTCCGGTTCCCAACGTTTTCGGTATCCGTTCGAACCTGCGCACAAAGGCTGCTACAAGATTCTGTTCGGGGCAACGCGCTACAAAAATTTCAGCACGACCGATGTTCCCCCCATGAAAATCCGCAACATTCAACTGCTGGAGAATGGGGAACCCAGACACCACTGGCCGCTCGACGAAATGCAGGGCACCAAAACCGTCGATATTCTTGGACATCGTGAGGCCCAGGCTACCAACCCACTATGGATCAAAAAGATGCATTATGATTGGCATCCCCTGAAAACCGTTGTGATGCCGGGACCAGCCCGAATTACGGGCGATCCGACGACGGGAACCGTTTACGTGGTCGGGCAGGACTCGCTCGTGAGCTACCGCGTGGCGACGGATCAGGTGCAGCGGAACGGCTATCCGGCCCAGCACTTGTTTATGGATAATCAGGTTCTGTTTGAAAAATCGCTCAACAAAATTTTCAACATTCACATCAATGAAAAACAGGTCACGGCTTTTGACCTGGAAACCCGGCAGTGGAACCGAAGCGTGGCCGACTCATCCCTGAAAACCCATTTTCTCCACGCCAATAAATTCTACGCACCGCGCGATTCTTCCCTCTATATGTTGGGTGGTTATGGGCACCTGGAATACAAAGACCGCATTCAGAAATACGACCTGCGGACGGGCACCTGGTCTATTTTACCCAACAAAGACACCCTTTTCACCCCCCGCTACCTGGCTGCGCTGGGGCGCGTGCAAGGCGGGGCGTACCTGTTGGGCGGCTACGGCAGCCCGACCGGCAAACAGCTTCTGAATCCGCGCCACGGGTATGACCTGCTTTATTTCAACACCAAAGAAGGCACTTTCCGACGAATTTACCGACTTGATCTTCCCGAAGATGATTTTGTCTTCGCCAATTCGATGGTTGTGAACGAAAAAGATTCTTCGTTTTACGCCCTGGTTTTTCCGAAAGACAAATTCAGCACCGAACTCCAGTTGATCCGGGGCTCTCTGGTTAAGCCCCAGTACAGCCGGGTCGGCTCCAGCATCCCGTTTCAATTTGTGGATACGAGTTCATTCGCTGATTTATTTTTCGATAACCACACCAATCGGTTTGTGGCCATCACTTCCTCCCGAACCGACCGGAATCAGACGCGGGTTTCCATTTACTCGCTGTTTGCTCCTCCACTCCGGACGGCTCCGGAACCAACGCGTCAGGCCAGAAGTCTGGGACCGAAAATGGGAATTGCCCTTACCGGTCTGGTTGCGCTGCTGGCCCTGCTGGTCTATTTCCAGCGAAAACGGGGCAGTAAAGTCACCCCAACGGCGCTGGCCCCGGTTTCAGAGCCAGTTCGTGCACTAACTGCCGAACCGGCTACGCCAGCCCCAAGTCTGTCCGTCAAGCCATTGCCTGCCCAAAACTGCATCTTGCTTTTCGGCAATTTGCAGATTTTTGACGCGCAGGGCACCGAAATCACCAAAGCCTTGACGCCCTTATTGAAAGAACTGTTCCTGGTCCTGCTGCTGTATTCAACCCGCAGCGAAGGCATTAGCTCCGAAAAATTAATAGAACTGCTCTGGTTCGACAAGAACGCCGAAAGCGCCCGGAATAACCGGTCTGTGAACATTGCCAAGCTAAAAGCAATCCTGGACAAACTTGAGCACTGTGAAATTTCCAAAGAAACCGGATATTGGCGATTGAACATTGATTCCAGCTCCATCCGGGTGGATTACAGGGATTACCTGCGTCTGATCTCGGCGCATCAAACCTTGACCAAACAGGAAGTGACGGAACTCGCCAGCATCATCAAACGCGGCAGTTTTCTGGCCAATCAGGAATACGAGTGGCTGGACCCTTTCAAATCCGAAATTTCCAATGAGGTTGTCAACACCTACCTTCGTTACGCGTCCTCGGTTTCCATATCCGATGATCCGGAATTTCTGATTCAACTGGCCAATTATATCTTCTATTTCGACCCGGTCAACGAAGAAGCCATGATCATCAAATGCAAAGCCCTGGCTTTTCTGGGCAAACATTCACTGGCCAAAACCGCCCTGGAAACTTTCTCGCGTGAATACAGCCGCATCTACGGTGAGGAGTTCCGCAAGGATATGCCCGAAGTTCTGCATTCGTAA
- a CDS encoding RagB/SusD family nutrient uptake outer membrane protein, producing the protein MKFFKHILSLVMLLLACSCENVLDKQPLDKLQGENLFSNPEGVKLYMANLYYQLPIEDFTFFRQGFNWNTGDPNNGGFAPAMITDEAVHTEFGDFIGNDDFQWWDQGYKLIRDVNILIDLIPTLTVTEEERKALIGESSFIRAYAYFGLAKRYGGVPLITSVQKYEGDVESLKVPRSTEKETWDFVLKECDLAVANLGDSWPGGERRATKWVAYALKSRAALHAASIAKYGDRSPLSGTAVDQKLVGLDKSLAATYYKAVIDASEAIINSGKFSLYKPSPATPEEAATNYRLLFEDPNNAPEEVIFIKGYARPGSGTGHNYGIWYQPNQTANGWPHPGRMNPTLELMDVYESYDKPGESAPLLTSATGSDQTDYTGYNPTKQYKRFDAENDIFKGKDARLWATMILPGTSWKGQKIVIQAGFVKPDGTAQLMGGDPFTLNGKTYYTYGAADRTQYSGFDTWGGNNTRTGVSFKKFLNEGVNVAPGWNQTTTDFAEFRYAEILLNYAEAIAESETGDKVKGAKALNDIRRRAAHKTDIPLTINNVIRERRVELAFENKRFWDLIRRREYHTVFNNTMRHAILPVLDLRVTPAKYIFIRTNIPRSNPATFDYRQYYRSIPGIGANGLVQNPQY; encoded by the coding sequence ATGAAATTTTTCAAACATATCTTATCGCTGGTCATGCTCTTGCTAGCGTGCAGTTGCGAGAACGTGCTGGACAAGCAGCCTCTGGATAAGTTGCAGGGGGAGAACCTGTTCTCCAATCCGGAAGGGGTAAAGCTGTACATGGCAAACCTGTATTACCAGCTTCCGATTGAGGACTTTACCTTTTTCCGGCAGGGGTTCAACTGGAATACCGGCGACCCCAACAACGGCGGTTTCGCACCGGCCATGATCACCGACGAAGCCGTTCATACCGAATTTGGCGATTTTATCGGCAACGACGATTTTCAGTGGTGGGACCAGGGCTACAAACTAATTCGGGATGTGAACATCCTCATCGATCTGATTCCTACCCTGACAGTTACGGAAGAAGAGCGGAAAGCCCTGATTGGCGAAAGTTCGTTCATCCGGGCCTATGCCTATTTTGGGCTGGCCAAACGGTACGGCGGGGTGCCCCTGATCACTTCGGTGCAGAAATACGAGGGCGATGTGGAGTCGCTGAAAGTGCCGCGCAGCACCGAAAAGGAAACCTGGGATTTCGTCCTGAAAGAATGCGATCTGGCCGTTGCCAACCTGGGCGATTCCTGGCCCGGTGGCGAACGCCGGGCCACCAAGTGGGTGGCCTATGCGCTGAAATCGCGGGCGGCTCTGCACGCGGCTTCCATCGCCAAGTACGGCGACCGGTCACCCCTGTCGGGAACCGCCGTCGATCAGAAACTGGTCGGTTTGGACAAATCCCTGGCCGCTACGTATTACAAAGCGGTTATCGATGCGTCCGAAGCCATCATCAACTCGGGTAAGTTTTCGCTCTACAAACCGTCTCCCGCCACGCCGGAGGAAGCGGCCACCAATTACCGGTTGCTGTTCGAAGATCCGAACAACGCGCCGGAGGAGGTAATTTTCATCAAGGGATACGCCCGGCCGGGGTCGGGAACGGGACATAACTACGGCATCTGGTACCAGCCCAACCAGACCGCCAACGGCTGGCCGCACCCGGGCCGGATGAACCCCACGCTGGAGCTGATGGATGTTTACGAAAGCTACGACAAGCCCGGCGAAAGCGCCCCCCTCCTTACCTCGGCCACGGGCAGCGACCAGACGGATTACACCGGTTATAACCCAACGAAGCAATACAAACGGTTTGACGCGGAAAACGATATTTTCAAGGGCAAAGACGCCCGGCTGTGGGCCACCATGATTTTGCCCGGAACGAGCTGGAAAGGCCAGAAGATTGTGATCCAGGCCGGGTTTGTCAAGCCCGACGGCACGGCCCAGCTGATGGGGGGCGATCCGTTTACGTTGAACGGCAAAACCTACTACACGTACGGAGCCGCCGACCGCACGCAGTATTCGGGTTTCGATACCTGGGGCGGCAACAACACGCGGACCGGGGTCAGCTTCAAGAAGTTTCTGAACGAAGGCGTTAACGTGGCTCCGGGCTGGAACCAGACCACAACCGATTTTGCCGAATTCCGTTACGCCGAGATCCTGCTGAATTACGCCGAAGCCATTGCGGAAAGCGAAACCGGTGACAAGGTGAAAGGGGCCAAAGCCCTGAATGACATCCGGCGTCGGGCGGCCCACAAAACCGATATTCCGCTGACAATCAACAATGTCATTCGGGAGAGAAGGGTTGAGCTGGCTTTCGAAAACAAACGGTTCTGGGACCTGATTCGCCGACGGGAATACCATACGGTTTTCAACAACACCATGCGGCACGCCATTCTGCCGGTGCTGGACCTGCGCGTGACGCCCGCCAAATACATTTTCATCCGGACGAACATTCCCAGAAGCAATCCGGCCACTTTTGATTACCGACAATACTACCGGTCTATCCCGGGCATCGGGGCCAACGGCCTGGTGCAAAACCCTCAATACTAA
- a CDS encoding DUF3823 domain-containing protein has product MKKLNRYLSALVLLLVAAACSVDNYPAPDAQLYGALLDIDTNEPVEQDIIRGSTIEYIEHGYASQTKQTIIIKNDGTYRNNLVFANTYTITPVRGNFVPMTPQEVKIEGATQLDFKVQPYIRVKEAKMEKVGSKVVATFKLQQTVINNVRKIGLYAHPEPSVGEPMRTALVEQDINGTVDPNKVYRLELDLPSNSNVLVAGRSYFFRVGAVIDAPESKFNYAKAVRLSL; this is encoded by the coding sequence ATGAAAAAGCTTAACAGATACCTGAGCGCGCTGGTCCTGCTGCTGGTGGCGGCAGCGTGCAGCGTGGATAATTATCCGGCTCCGGATGCTCAACTGTACGGAGCCCTGCTCGACATCGACACCAACGAACCGGTTGAGCAGGACATCATCCGGGGCAGCACCATTGAGTACATCGAACACGGTTACGCGTCCCAAACAAAGCAGACGATCATCATCAAAAACGACGGTACCTACCGCAATAACCTCGTCTTTGCCAACACCTACACCATCACGCCGGTGCGCGGAAACTTCGTCCCGATGACGCCCCAGGAAGTGAAGATTGAAGGAGCCACCCAGCTCGATTTCAAGGTGCAGCCCTACATCCGGGTCAAAGAAGCCAAGATGGAGAAAGTGGGCAGCAAAGTGGTGGCAACCTTCAAGCTGCAACAAACGGTGATCAACAACGTCCGCAAAATTGGTCTCTACGCCCATCCGGAACCCTCGGTGGGTGAACCCATGCGGACGGCGCTCGTGGAGCAGGACATTAACGGAACGGTTGATCCTAACAAAGTCTACCGCCTTGAACTGGATTTGCCTTCAAACAGCAACGTGCTGGTGGCGGGCCGATCGTATTTCTTCCGCGTCGGAGCCGTAATCGACGCTCCTGAATCGAAGTTTAATTACGCCAAAGCCGTTCGGCTGAGCTTGTAA
- a CDS encoding class I SAM-dependent methyltransferase, translating to MQYKELIYDNYRNSFKGDIGDKSLHFGASKVRPVLEKWVKGIDRNMPAVDLGCGAGELLLALETLGFTNLSGCDVSAEQVAIANRHFPSVVEADLFVFLNAQRDGSLGLITIFDVIEHLTRQQVFDLMTLANRKLAPGGTFIAHLPNGLSPFVGHVYWGDITHEWCLTPQSAQTLCKLHNFTDFEAAEHLGTSSTLSGKLRNLAWMGVRKMLQTVNQIETGRPGGHIWTRNFAFRGIKPALS from the coding sequence ATGCAATACAAAGAACTTATTTACGACAATTACCGCAACTCCTTTAAAGGGGATATTGGTGATAAATCCCTGCACTTCGGGGCTTCTAAAGTGCGTCCAGTGCTGGAGAAATGGGTGAAGGGTATTGACCGAAACATGCCAGCCGTTGACCTGGGTTGCGGTGCAGGCGAGTTGTTGCTGGCCCTGGAAACGTTAGGGTTCACCAACTTATCCGGTTGCGATGTCAGCGCCGAGCAGGTAGCTATCGCCAACCGACACTTCCCCTCCGTAGTCGAAGCGGATTTGTTTGTTTTTTTAAACGCGCAACGCGATGGTTCTTTGGGATTGATCACCATATTTGATGTCATCGAACACTTAACCCGCCAGCAGGTTTTTGACCTGATGACGCTGGCCAACCGCAAGCTTGCCCCCGGAGGAACTTTTATTGCTCACCTACCTAACGGCTTATCGCCATTTGTGGGCCATGTGTATTGGGGTGACATAACCCATGAATGGTGCCTAACCCCCCAATCGGCACAAACGCTCTGCAAATTGCATAACTTTACTGATTTTGAAGCCGCCGAACATCTCGGAACCAGTTCTACCCTGAGCGGGAAGCTGAGAAATCTGGCGTGGATGGGGGTACGAAAAATGCTGCAAACTGTCAACCAAATCGAGACCGGCCGACCGGGAGGACATATATGGACCCGCAATTTTGCCTTCAGGGGCATAAAGCCCGCGCTATCATAA